The following nucleotide sequence is from Halorussus caseinilyticus.
GCAGGGGTCGGCGACGGCGACGACTTCACCCGGAGTACGACCGAGACGGGCGAAGTCCGTCCGGTGGTCGAACCGGGACGGACCGATTCGGTCGAACAGGCGTGGCTTGGCGACCACGCGCCGGTGGACGCGAGCAAGGCGACCCCAGCCGCGTTTCGCAACCGCCTCGAACGGGGACCAGACGCCGGAGACATCGAAATCGAAGTCGTCTGCAACGACACCGCGATGGGCGAAGAGCGTGACCTCGCTGCCGAGGTGTACGGGTCCCGCGAGACCCTCCCGTTCGACGTGACGGTCCACCGAGATTTGACCGCCGAGCAACTCCGGGCGCTACTGACCGAAGAGACGGCGTTTCTCCACTACATCGGCCACATCGACGGTCGGGGATTCGAGTGCGCGGACGGCCACCTCGACGCGGCGGCGGTCGAGTCGGTCGGTGCCGAGGCGTTCGTGTTGAACGCGTGTCGGTCCTACGACCAAGGCATGGCGCTGGTCGAAGCGGGGAGCGTCGGCGGCGTCGTCACGCTCAGCGACGTAATCAACAGCGGTGCCGTCAGAGTCGGCAAGACGATGGCCCGTCTGCTGAACCGCGGGTTCCCGCTACGGGCGGCGCTGTCAATCGCTCGCAATCGGAGCGTCGTCGGCAACCAGTACATCGTGGTCGGGGACGGAAACGTGGACATCGCCCAGACCGAGAGCGGTATCGCGTTGCTCGGCCGGATAGAGTCCGCGGGCGACGAGTACGAGATGACCGCGACGACGTATCTCTCCGCCGACAAGGGTCTCGGGTCGATTAGCAGGCCCATCTTCGGCGAGGGGAACGAGTTCTACCTCGCGTCCGGGGACATCGGGCCGTTCACGCTCTCGAAGCCGGAACTGGTTACGTTTCTGACGGGAGAGAACGTCCCGGTAGTCCTCAACGGCGAGTTCTCGTGGAGCGGCGACATCGACCCGGCAGAACTCTGAACCCGTGGTCCTGAATTTACGGCCCGGCAGTAGTCGAGAACACCGCTCCCGCGGCGTTGCCAGTCTGGGAGAGTAACAACAGCATCGTGAACAGGACGCCCATCTTCCGCGGGTTCTCTGCGAGGTACGTGGTGAGGCTCGTTTCTGACATCGTACCAACTAGTAATAGCTATTTAAGTATAAGCTATTCTATATTTTAAGGACACGTCTGCGCCTGATGGAAGTCAGACGACGCCGACGGTGAAAACAGTTCGCGTCGGTTCGGACGCTCGGCAGACGGAAGCCGTCGGCAGACGGAATCGTCGGGGGGCAAGAACAGTCGGTGGGCAGTATCGTTATACATCGACGGCCCCAAAGAGGCGTGTGGTCTACGTAACTCGGGGGCTGGTGAGCGTGCTACTCGACTTCGCGGCCGAGGCCGAACCGGACGAGGTGACGGTTTCGCTCGCGGTCACGCCCGCCGGAGAGTTGGAGGGCGTCGGGGACGTTCCCCCGAACGTTCCCGTGTTCACGCACTTCTACCCGCCGGAAGCCGGGAAGTCGCTGACCGCGGTGTTCGGCGTGGACCTCTCGGTCCCGGCCGGACAGACGCAGGGCCGGTTCGTCTCCCACCCGCAGGGGAATCTGGAAGTCGCCAAGACCGACGACCTCCACGAGGCGATACTGGTCGCAGTGCCGCCGTGGGACGAGGGGTCGCTGGCGGCGTTCGACCGGTCGGGGCGCAAGCAACCGCTGGAGGTCGTAGACGCCGAACCGCCGACCGAATCGCTGGCGTGACCGGCCGCTACTCCAGATAGCCGAGTTCCCGGAGCTGACCCGTTATCTCTTCGAACTCCGACTCGGTGAGTTGACCCTCCTTCTGGTGCTGGATGACGATGCTCCGGAGCAGAAATCGCACGAGGTCGGAGGTGCTGGAGAAACTGGTTCCCTCGATGGTCTCGTCCACGCGGTCGGCGAGGTCCTTCGGTATCGAGACGGTGGTGTACTCGGTCATGCGACACTGTGGGACCGCGTGAGGGATAGGTGTTGTGTCCTCTGGTAGGAATTCGCGGGGTCCGGAGGCAGGGACGATGTGCGCTATCATGAACAGGAGTCCGGCGCGCGCGGTCGCTCGTGACCGCGCCCGTTCGCGCGAGGTTTGCGCGAAC
It contains:
- a CDS encoding DUF7503 family protein, with product MSETSLTTYLAENPRKMGVLFTMLLLLSQTGNAAGAVFSTTAGP
- a CDS encoding ribbon-helix-helix domain-containing protein; its protein translation is MTEYTTVSIPKDLADRVDETIEGTSFSSTSDLVRFLLRSIVIQHQKEGQLTESEFEEITGQLRELGYLE